In a single window of the Oceanispirochaeta sp. genome:
- a CDS encoding flavin reductase — protein MTREEIDANDLRVNSTTLWKEQWLLLTSGDYEQGHYNSMTVAWGSMGVMWKKPFVQVVVRPGRYTYEFIEKYPDFTLSVLPEGFRNTMSLMGSESGRFKDKIAESGLTPLASLSVKAPAFSEAELILECRTMYRDTIKPECFKDESLEINYPLKDYHTLYFAEILRACGTSDYWK, from the coding sequence ATGACAAGAGAAGAAATCGATGCAAATGACTTACGGGTCAACTCAACAACCCTCTGGAAAGAGCAATGGCTCCTTCTGACATCGGGAGATTATGAACAGGGCCATTACAATTCCATGACCGTTGCATGGGGCAGCATGGGGGTTATGTGGAAGAAACCCTTTGTTCAGGTTGTTGTCCGTCCGGGACGATATACCTATGAATTCATAGAAAAATATCCCGATTTTACACTTTCAGTACTTCCTGAAGGGTTTCGAAATACCATGAGTCTGATGGGGTCTGAATCGGGGCGCTTTAAAGATAAAATTGCAGAATCCGGTCTGACTCCCCTGGCTTCTCTGTCGGTGAAGGCTCCCGCTTTTTCAGAAGCTGAACTGATCCTGGAATGCAGGACCATGTACCGGGATACCATCAAACCCGAGTGTTTCAAGGATGAGTCACTGGAGATTAACTATCCCCTCAAAGATTACCATACCCTCTATTTTGCTGAAATCCTCAGAGCCTGTGGTACTTCCGATTACTGGAAGTGA